The nucleotide sequence ATTGTAATCCCTTACTTCACTTTTATGTTTTCGATTGCCGTGTCGATTGGTGTGAGCGGCTCAGCGTTGATGGCGATTCGTTTTGGTGAAGGGCGTAGACAAGAAGGCCTGATTATGTTTCAGCAGGCGTTCTCCCTGACCTGTATCATTATGGTGCTGTTCACGTTTTTTACACTGCTGAACCTGGAAAACATTTCTTGCCTGTTTGGTGCTGATGAAGAGCTGTTGCCCCTGGTAAAAGATTATCTGGGCATGATAACGCTGTTTGCTACTCCGTGTGGTATTGGCTGGGCCATGTCTGGATTCATCCGAAATGATGACAACCCCGGGCTGGTTATGATGGCAATGATTGGTAGCGCCTGCACTAATGTTTTTCTTGACTGGCTGTTCCTGTTTCCATTTGGCTGGGGCATGAAAGGTGCTGCTTGTGCCACGGGTATTGCTGAGGTGGTCATGTTGGGAACGCTGTTATTGCACTTCCGTCGCCCAAATCAGGCGTTGAAGCTTAAACTGGTGCTGCCGGACTGGCACATTGCCAAACTGATTTTCAGGAACGCTGTGTCGACATTTACCATGGAATCTGCGTTTGGTGTGGTGATCATGATATCAAACTGGGTGTTGTTAAGGCTCGGCGGTAACCTGTTTGTTTCTGTGTATACCATTGCCCTGAACTGCACCTGGGTGGTGGTTCTTCTTGTGTATGGTGTCGGACAGGCAGCCCAGCCGATTATCAGCTTCAATTATGGTGCCGGGCTTAACCACCGGATTCAGGAAATCATCAAACTCGGGTTTGGGCTGGTGATGGTGATTGGCCTCACCCTGTCGCTGGGAATGGTTGTGTTTGCCCACTCTATTGTGACCCTGTTTGTTGATAAGCCATCTGAGCAATTGCTGGCTCTGGGGGGGCATGTATTGCGGCTGTATGCATTATCATTAGTACCTATGTGTATCAATCTGATGACGGCGACACTGTATCAGTCGGTTGATAAAGCCGCTTATTCCACGGTTATTTCCATGTTGCGGTCTCTGGTTTTGCCGCTGGCAGGATTATTCTTATTGCCAGGCTTATTTATGGTTAATGCCATTTGGTACAATTTGTTGCAGACAGAGGTTACGACTGCCCTGATCAGTGTGTATTTCCTCAAGCGTTTTTGGGATCAGTTGCGTAGAAACAGCGTTTAACCCTCTGTGACGTTGTTTGTATAAAGAGTCTGCATGAAGAGTCTGTATGAATGGTGTTCACAGGCTTTCTGTCAGAAAGCCTGTGATGAGAAGCAGAAGGGCTATCTTCTGGAGCTATTAGCTTTTCTTTCGACGCAGTGGTTCAAAGCCTGCATCGACTGCAGTACTGGAGGTGTCAGAAGGCTCACGACGTTTACCGATGTTTTTCTTCACACGATGACGAGCTTTGGATTTGTCGACGTCTTTTTTATTGGCCTTTTTCTTTTTCGATCCTGCCGCTTTACCGGAAGCCTTGACCTTTTTCGGACCTTTCCATGAACCGCGCAGCTCTTTAATGGAGCGCTTTTCAAAACGGGTTTTCAGGTAACGCTCA is from Endozoicomonas gorgoniicola and encodes:
- a CDS encoding MATE family efflux transporter, translated to MSSVAVNLGTDPVPTCFWHYLLPSVMGMMIKSVYIISDLIFIGQRMGYAGLAAINIVIPYFTFMFSIAVSIGVSGSALMAIRFGEGRRQEGLIMFQQAFSLTCIIMVLFTFFTLLNLENISCLFGADEELLPLVKDYLGMITLFATPCGIGWAMSGFIRNDDNPGLVMMAMIGSACTNVFLDWLFLFPFGWGMKGAACATGIAEVVMLGTLLLHFRRPNQALKLKLVLPDWHIAKLIFRNAVSTFTMESAFGVVIMISNWVLLRLGGNLFVSVYTIALNCTWVVVLLVYGVGQAAQPIISFNYGAGLNHRIQEIIKLGFGLVMVIGLTLSLGMVVFAHSIVTLFVDKPSEQLLALGGHVLRLYALSLVPMCINLMTATLYQSVDKAAYSTVISMLRSLVLPLAGLFLLPGLFMVNAIWYNLLQTEVTTALISVYFLKRFWDQLRRNSV